The following proteins come from a genomic window of Microtus ochrogaster isolate Prairie Vole_2 unplaced genomic scaffold, MicOch1.0 UNK1, whole genome shotgun sequence:
- the Iffo1 gene encoding intermediate filament family orphan 1 isoform X8, whose amino-acid sequence MNPLFGPNLFLLQQEQQGLPGPLGDPLGGDHFAGGGDLPPPPLASAGPAAYSPPGPGPAPPAAMALRNDLGSNINVLKTLNLRFRCFLAKVHELERRNRLLEKQLQQALEEGKQGRRGLARRDQAVQTGFISPIRPLGLPLSSRPAAVCPPSARVLGSPARSPAGPLASSAACHTSSSTSTSTSTSFSSSTRFMPGTIWSFSHARRLGPGLEPTLVQGPGLSWVHPDGVGVQIDTITPEIRALYNVLAKVKRERDEYKRRWEEEYTVRIQLQEQVNELQEEAQEADACQEELAMKVEQLKAELVVFKGLMSNNLTELDTKIQEKAMKVDMDICRRIDITAKLCDLAQQRNCEDMIQMFQKLVPSMGGRKRERKAAVEEDTSLSESDGPPRQPEGDEEESTALSINEEMQRMLSQLREYDFEDDCDSLTWEETEETLLLWEDFSGYAMAATEAQGEQQEDSLEKVIKDTESLFKTREKEYQETIDQIELELATAKNDMNRHLHEYMEMCSMKRGLDVQMETCRRLITQSGDRKSPAFTAVPISDPPPPPSETEDSDRDVSSDSSMR is encoded by the exons ATGAATCCGTTATTCGGTCCTAATCTCTTCCTCCtacagcaggagcagcagggcttGCCCGGGCCGCTGGGGGACCCCCTGGGAGGTGACCACTTTGCCGGGGGAGGGGACCTGCCCCCGCCTCCGCTTGCCTCGGCGGGTCCCGCTGCCTATTCGCCTCCCGGGCCTGGTCCGGCGCCCCCTGCAGCCATGGCTCTCCGCAACGACCTGGGCTCCAACATCAATGTACTCAAGACCCTGAACCTCCGATTTCGCTGCTTCCTAGCCAAGGTACACGAACTAGAGCGCCGGAACCggctgctggagaagcagctgcagCAGGCTCTGGAGGAGGGTAAGCAGGGCAGGCGGGGCCTGGCCCGCCGCGACCAGGCGGTACAGACCGGCTTCATCAGCCCGATCCGGCCCCTGGGGCTGCCCCTGAGCTCCCGGCCCGCCGCTGTGTGCCCCCCGTCAGCGCGGGTGCTGGGCTCCCCCGCCCGCTCGCCAGCCGGACCCCTCGCATCTTCTGCGGCCTGCCACACAtcatcctccacctccacctctacctccacctccttctcctcGTCGACCCGTTTCATGCCCGGCACTATCTGGTCCTTCTCACACGCCCGCCGGCTTGGACCGGGACTGGAACCCACGCTGGTACAAGGGCCTGGCCTGTCGTGGGTACACCCCGACGGGGTGGGCGTTCAGATCGACACCATCACCCCTGAGATACGCGCACTGTACAACGTGCTGGCCAAAGTGAAGCGGGAGCGGGACGAATACAAGCGGAG GTGGGAAGAGGAGTACACAGTGCGGATCCAGCTGCAGGAGCAAGTAAACGAGCTCCAGGAG GAGGCCCAAGAGGCTGATGCCTGCCAAGAGGAGCTGGCCATGAAGGTGGAGCAGCTGAAAGCCGAGCTGGTGGTCTTCAAGGGCCTCATGAGTAAC AACCTGACAGAGCTGGACACCAAGATCCAGGAAAAGGCCATGAAGGTCGACATGGACATCTGTCGCCGAATCGACATCACGGCCAAGCTATGTGACTTGGCTCAGCAGCGCAACTGTGAGGATATGATCCAGATGTTCCAG AAGCTG GTCCCGTCCATGGGGGGGCGGAAGCGGGAGCGCAAGGCCGCTGTGGAGGAGGACACCTCCCTGTCGGAGAGTGATGGGCCCCCCCGCCAGCCCGAGGGGGACGAGGAGGAGAGCACAGCCCTCAGCATCAACGAGGAGATGCAGCGCATGCTCAGCCAGCT GAGGGAGTATGATTTTGAGGACGACTGTGACAGCCTGACTTGGGAGGAGACTGAGGAGACCTTGCTGCTTTGGGAGGATTTCTCAGGCTATGCCATGGCAGCCACAGAGGCCCAGGGAGAG cagcaggaagacagtCTGGAGAAGGTGATTAAGGATACTGAATCCCTGTTCAAAACCCGGGAAAAGGAATATCAAGAGACCATTGACCAGATAGAG CTGGAGCTGGCCACAGCCAAAAATGACATGAACCGCCACCTGCATGAGTATATGGAGATGTGCAGCATGAAGCGGGGCCTGGATGTGCAGATGGAGACCTGCCGCCGGCTCATCACACAGTCAGGGGACCG AAAGTCTCCTGCTTTCACTGCGGTCCCGATTAGCGACCCGCCGCCACCGCCAAGCGAAACTGAGGACTCCGATCGCGATGTCTCATCTGATAGCTCCATGAGATAG
- the Iffo1 gene encoding intermediate filament family orphan 1 isoform X7, translating to MNPLFGPNLFLLQQEQQGLPGPLGDPLGGDHFAGGGDLPPPPLASAGPAAYSPPGPGPAPPAAMALRNDLGSNINVLKTLNLRFRCFLAKVHELERRNRLLEKQLQQALEEGKQGRRGLARRDQAVQTGFISPIRPLGLPLSSRPAAVCPPSARVLGSPARSPAGPLASSAACHTSSSTSTSTSTSFSSSTRFMPGTIWSFSHARRLGPGLEPTLVQGPGLSWVHPDGVGVQIDTITPEIRALYNVLAKVKRERDEYKRRWEEEYTVRIQLQEQVNELQEEAQEADACQEELAMKVEQLKAELVVFKGLMSNNLTELDTKIQEKAMKVDMDICRRIDITAKLCDLAQQRNCEDMIQMFQKKLVPSMGGRKRERKAAVEEDTSLSESDGPPRQPEGDEEESTALSINEEMQRMLSQLREYDFEDDCDSLTWEETEETLLLWEDFSGYAMAATEAQGEQQEDSLEKVIKDTESLFKTREKEYQETIDQIELELATAKNDMNRHLHEYMEMCSMKRGLDVQMETCRRLITQSGDRKSPAFTAVPISDPPPPPSETEDSDRDVSSDSSMR from the exons ATGAATCCGTTATTCGGTCCTAATCTCTTCCTCCtacagcaggagcagcagggcttGCCCGGGCCGCTGGGGGACCCCCTGGGAGGTGACCACTTTGCCGGGGGAGGGGACCTGCCCCCGCCTCCGCTTGCCTCGGCGGGTCCCGCTGCCTATTCGCCTCCCGGGCCTGGTCCGGCGCCCCCTGCAGCCATGGCTCTCCGCAACGACCTGGGCTCCAACATCAATGTACTCAAGACCCTGAACCTCCGATTTCGCTGCTTCCTAGCCAAGGTACACGAACTAGAGCGCCGGAACCggctgctggagaagcagctgcagCAGGCTCTGGAGGAGGGTAAGCAGGGCAGGCGGGGCCTGGCCCGCCGCGACCAGGCGGTACAGACCGGCTTCATCAGCCCGATCCGGCCCCTGGGGCTGCCCCTGAGCTCCCGGCCCGCCGCTGTGTGCCCCCCGTCAGCGCGGGTGCTGGGCTCCCCCGCCCGCTCGCCAGCCGGACCCCTCGCATCTTCTGCGGCCTGCCACACAtcatcctccacctccacctctacctccacctccttctcctcGTCGACCCGTTTCATGCCCGGCACTATCTGGTCCTTCTCACACGCCCGCCGGCTTGGACCGGGACTGGAACCCACGCTGGTACAAGGGCCTGGCCTGTCGTGGGTACACCCCGACGGGGTGGGCGTTCAGATCGACACCATCACCCCTGAGATACGCGCACTGTACAACGTGCTGGCCAAAGTGAAGCGGGAGCGGGACGAATACAAGCGGAG GTGGGAAGAGGAGTACACAGTGCGGATCCAGCTGCAGGAGCAAGTAAACGAGCTCCAGGAG GAGGCCCAAGAGGCTGATGCCTGCCAAGAGGAGCTGGCCATGAAGGTGGAGCAGCTGAAAGCCGAGCTGGTGGTCTTCAAGGGCCTCATGAGTAAC AACCTGACAGAGCTGGACACCAAGATCCAGGAAAAGGCCATGAAGGTCGACATGGACATCTGTCGCCGAATCGACATCACGGCCAAGCTATGTGACTTGGCTCAGCAGCGCAACTGTGAGGATATGATCCAGATGTTCCAG AAGAAGCTG GTCCCGTCCATGGGGGGGCGGAAGCGGGAGCGCAAGGCCGCTGTGGAGGAGGACACCTCCCTGTCGGAGAGTGATGGGCCCCCCCGCCAGCCCGAGGGGGACGAGGAGGAGAGCACAGCCCTCAGCATCAACGAGGAGATGCAGCGCATGCTCAGCCAGCT GAGGGAGTATGATTTTGAGGACGACTGTGACAGCCTGACTTGGGAGGAGACTGAGGAGACCTTGCTGCTTTGGGAGGATTTCTCAGGCTATGCCATGGCAGCCACAGAGGCCCAGGGAGAG cagcaggaagacagtCTGGAGAAGGTGATTAAGGATACTGAATCCCTGTTCAAAACCCGGGAAAAGGAATATCAAGAGACCATTGACCAGATAGAG CTGGAGCTGGCCACAGCCAAAAATGACATGAACCGCCACCTGCATGAGTATATGGAGATGTGCAGCATGAAGCGGGGCCTGGATGTGCAGATGGAGACCTGCCGCCGGCTCATCACACAGTCAGGGGACCG AAAGTCTCCTGCTTTCACTGCGGTCCCGATTAGCGACCCGCCGCCACCGCCAAGCGAAACTGAGGACTCCGATCGCGATGTCTCATCTGATAGCTCCATGAGATAG
- the Iffo1 gene encoding intermediate filament family orphan 1 isoform X3 codes for MNPLFGPNLFLLQQEQQGLPGPLGDPLGGDHFAGGGDLPPPPLASAGPAAYSPPGPGPAPPAAMALRNDLGSNINVLKTLNLRFRCFLAKVHELERRNRLLEKQLQQALEEGKQGRRGLARRDQAVQTGFISPIRPLGLPLSSRPAAVCPPSARVLGSPARSPAGPLASSAACHTSSSTSTSTSTSFSSSTRFMPGTIWSFSHARRLGPGLEPTLVQGPGLSWVHPDGVGVQIDTITPEIRALYNVLAKVKRERDEYKRRWEEEYTVRIQLQEQVNELQEEAQEADACQEELAMKVEQLKAELVVFKGLMSNNLTELDTKIQEKAMKVDMDICRRIDITAKLCDLAQQRNCEDMIQMFQKKLSLRLSPIKVPSMGGRKRERKAAVEEDTSLSESDGPPRQPEGDEEESTALSINEEMQRMLSQLREYDFEDDCDSLTWEETEETLLLWEDFSGYAMAATEAQGEQQEDSLEKVIKDTESLFKTREKEYQETIDQIELELATAKNDMNRHLHEYMEMCSMKRGLDVQMETCRRLITQSGDRKSPAFTAVPISDPPPPPSETEDSDRDVSSDSSMR; via the exons ATGAATCCGTTATTCGGTCCTAATCTCTTCCTCCtacagcaggagcagcagggcttGCCCGGGCCGCTGGGGGACCCCCTGGGAGGTGACCACTTTGCCGGGGGAGGGGACCTGCCCCCGCCTCCGCTTGCCTCGGCGGGTCCCGCTGCCTATTCGCCTCCCGGGCCTGGTCCGGCGCCCCCTGCAGCCATGGCTCTCCGCAACGACCTGGGCTCCAACATCAATGTACTCAAGACCCTGAACCTCCGATTTCGCTGCTTCCTAGCCAAGGTACACGAACTAGAGCGCCGGAACCggctgctggagaagcagctgcagCAGGCTCTGGAGGAGGGTAAGCAGGGCAGGCGGGGCCTGGCCCGCCGCGACCAGGCGGTACAGACCGGCTTCATCAGCCCGATCCGGCCCCTGGGGCTGCCCCTGAGCTCCCGGCCCGCCGCTGTGTGCCCCCCGTCAGCGCGGGTGCTGGGCTCCCCCGCCCGCTCGCCAGCCGGACCCCTCGCATCTTCTGCGGCCTGCCACACAtcatcctccacctccacctctacctccacctccttctcctcGTCGACCCGTTTCATGCCCGGCACTATCTGGTCCTTCTCACACGCCCGCCGGCTTGGACCGGGACTGGAACCCACGCTGGTACAAGGGCCTGGCCTGTCGTGGGTACACCCCGACGGGGTGGGCGTTCAGATCGACACCATCACCCCTGAGATACGCGCACTGTACAACGTGCTGGCCAAAGTGAAGCGGGAGCGGGACGAATACAAGCGGAG GTGGGAAGAGGAGTACACAGTGCGGATCCAGCTGCAGGAGCAAGTAAACGAGCTCCAGGAG GAGGCCCAAGAGGCTGATGCCTGCCAAGAGGAGCTGGCCATGAAGGTGGAGCAGCTGAAAGCCGAGCTGGTGGTCTTCAAGGGCCTCATGAGTAAC AACCTGACAGAGCTGGACACCAAGATCCAGGAAAAGGCCATGAAGGTCGACATGGACATCTGTCGCCGAATCGACATCACGGCCAAGCTATGTGACTTGGCTCAGCAGCGCAACTGTGAGGATATGATCCAGATGTTCCAG AAGAAGCTG TCTCTACGCTTGTCTCCCATCAAGGTCCCGTCCATGGGGGGGCGGAAGCGGGAGCGCAAGGCCGCTGTGGAGGAGGACACCTCCCTGTCGGAGAGTGATGGGCCCCCCCGCCAGCCCGAGGGGGACGAGGAGGAGAGCACAGCCCTCAGCATCAACGAGGAGATGCAGCGCATGCTCAGCCAGCT GAGGGAGTATGATTTTGAGGACGACTGTGACAGCCTGACTTGGGAGGAGACTGAGGAGACCTTGCTGCTTTGGGAGGATTTCTCAGGCTATGCCATGGCAGCCACAGAGGCCCAGGGAGAG cagcaggaagacagtCTGGAGAAGGTGATTAAGGATACTGAATCCCTGTTCAAAACCCGGGAAAAGGAATATCAAGAGACCATTGACCAGATAGAG CTGGAGCTGGCCACAGCCAAAAATGACATGAACCGCCACCTGCATGAGTATATGGAGATGTGCAGCATGAAGCGGGGCCTGGATGTGCAGATGGAGACCTGCCGCCGGCTCATCACACAGTCAGGGGACCG AAAGTCTCCTGCTTTCACTGCGGTCCCGATTAGCGACCCGCCGCCACCGCCAAGCGAAACTGAGGACTCCGATCGCGATGTCTCATCTGATAGCTCCATGAGATAG
- the Iffo1 gene encoding intermediate filament family orphan 1 isoform X11: MNPLFGPNLFLLQQEQQGLPGPLGDPLGGDHFAGGGDLPPPPLASAGPAAYSPPGPGPAPPAAMALRNDLGSNINVLKTLNLRFRCFLAKVHELERRNRLLEKQLQQALEEGKQGRRGLARRDQAVQTGFISPIRPLGLPLSSRPAAVCPPSARVLGSPARSPAGPLASSAACHTSSSTSTSTSTSFSSSTRFMPGTIWSFSHARRLGPGLEPTLVQGPGLSWVHPDGVGVQIDTITPEIRALYNVLAKVKRERDEYKRRWEEEYTVRIQLQEQVNELQEEAQEADACQEELAMKVEQLKAELVVFKGLMSNNLTELDTKIQEKAMKVDMDICRRIDITAKLCDLAQQRNCEDMIQMFQQQEDSLEKVIKDTESLFKTREKEYQETIDQIELELATAKNDMNRHLHEYMEMCSMKRGLDVQMETCRRLITQSGDRKSPAFTAVPISDPPPPPSETEDSDRDVSSDSSMR, translated from the exons ATGAATCCGTTATTCGGTCCTAATCTCTTCCTCCtacagcaggagcagcagggcttGCCCGGGCCGCTGGGGGACCCCCTGGGAGGTGACCACTTTGCCGGGGGAGGGGACCTGCCCCCGCCTCCGCTTGCCTCGGCGGGTCCCGCTGCCTATTCGCCTCCCGGGCCTGGTCCGGCGCCCCCTGCAGCCATGGCTCTCCGCAACGACCTGGGCTCCAACATCAATGTACTCAAGACCCTGAACCTCCGATTTCGCTGCTTCCTAGCCAAGGTACACGAACTAGAGCGCCGGAACCggctgctggagaagcagctgcagCAGGCTCTGGAGGAGGGTAAGCAGGGCAGGCGGGGCCTGGCCCGCCGCGACCAGGCGGTACAGACCGGCTTCATCAGCCCGATCCGGCCCCTGGGGCTGCCCCTGAGCTCCCGGCCCGCCGCTGTGTGCCCCCCGTCAGCGCGGGTGCTGGGCTCCCCCGCCCGCTCGCCAGCCGGACCCCTCGCATCTTCTGCGGCCTGCCACACAtcatcctccacctccacctctacctccacctccttctcctcGTCGACCCGTTTCATGCCCGGCACTATCTGGTCCTTCTCACACGCCCGCCGGCTTGGACCGGGACTGGAACCCACGCTGGTACAAGGGCCTGGCCTGTCGTGGGTACACCCCGACGGGGTGGGCGTTCAGATCGACACCATCACCCCTGAGATACGCGCACTGTACAACGTGCTGGCCAAAGTGAAGCGGGAGCGGGACGAATACAAGCGGAG GTGGGAAGAGGAGTACACAGTGCGGATCCAGCTGCAGGAGCAAGTAAACGAGCTCCAGGAG GAGGCCCAAGAGGCTGATGCCTGCCAAGAGGAGCTGGCCATGAAGGTGGAGCAGCTGAAAGCCGAGCTGGTGGTCTTCAAGGGCCTCATGAGTAAC AACCTGACAGAGCTGGACACCAAGATCCAGGAAAAGGCCATGAAGGTCGACATGGACATCTGTCGCCGAATCGACATCACGGCCAAGCTATGTGACTTGGCTCAGCAGCGCAACTGTGAGGATATGATCCAGATGTTCCAG cagcaggaagacagtCTGGAGAAGGTGATTAAGGATACTGAATCCCTGTTCAAAACCCGGGAAAAGGAATATCAAGAGACCATTGACCAGATAGAG CTGGAGCTGGCCACAGCCAAAAATGACATGAACCGCCACCTGCATGAGTATATGGAGATGTGCAGCATGAAGCGGGGCCTGGATGTGCAGATGGAGACCTGCCGCCGGCTCATCACACAGTCAGGGGACCG AAAGTCTCCTGCTTTCACTGCGGTCCCGATTAGCGACCCGCCGCCACCGCCAAGCGAAACTGAGGACTCCGATCGCGATGTCTCATCTGATAGCTCCATGAGATAG
- the Iffo1 gene encoding intermediate filament family orphan 1 isoform X10 translates to MNPLFGPNLFLLQQEQQGLPGPLGDPLGGDHFAGGGDLPPPPLASAGPAAYSPPGPGPAPPAAMALRNDLGSNINVLKTLNLRFRCFLAKVHELERRNRLLEKQLQQALEEGKQGRRGLARRDQAVQTGFISPIRPLGLPLSSRPAAVCPPSARVLGSPARSPAGPLASSAACHTSSSTSTSTSTSFSSSTRFMPGTIWSFSHARRLGPGLEPTLVQGPGLSWVHPDGVGVQIDTITPEIRALYNVLAKVKRERDEYKRRWEEEYTVRIQLQEQVNELQEEAQEADACQEELAMKVEQLKAELVVFKGLMSNNLTELDTKIQEKAMKVDMDICRRIDITAKLCDLAQQRNCEDMIQMFQVPSMGGRKRERKAAVEEDTSLSESDGPPRQPEGDEEESTALSINEEMQRMLSQLREYDFEDDCDSLTWEETEETLLLWEDFSGYAMAATEAQGEQQEDSLEKVIKDTESLFKTREKEYQETIDQIELELATAKNDMNRHLHEYMEMCSMKRGLDVQMETCRRLITQSGDRKSPAFTAVPISDPPPPPSETEDSDRDVSSDSSMR, encoded by the exons ATGAATCCGTTATTCGGTCCTAATCTCTTCCTCCtacagcaggagcagcagggcttGCCCGGGCCGCTGGGGGACCCCCTGGGAGGTGACCACTTTGCCGGGGGAGGGGACCTGCCCCCGCCTCCGCTTGCCTCGGCGGGTCCCGCTGCCTATTCGCCTCCCGGGCCTGGTCCGGCGCCCCCTGCAGCCATGGCTCTCCGCAACGACCTGGGCTCCAACATCAATGTACTCAAGACCCTGAACCTCCGATTTCGCTGCTTCCTAGCCAAGGTACACGAACTAGAGCGCCGGAACCggctgctggagaagcagctgcagCAGGCTCTGGAGGAGGGTAAGCAGGGCAGGCGGGGCCTGGCCCGCCGCGACCAGGCGGTACAGACCGGCTTCATCAGCCCGATCCGGCCCCTGGGGCTGCCCCTGAGCTCCCGGCCCGCCGCTGTGTGCCCCCCGTCAGCGCGGGTGCTGGGCTCCCCCGCCCGCTCGCCAGCCGGACCCCTCGCATCTTCTGCGGCCTGCCACACAtcatcctccacctccacctctacctccacctccttctcctcGTCGACCCGTTTCATGCCCGGCACTATCTGGTCCTTCTCACACGCCCGCCGGCTTGGACCGGGACTGGAACCCACGCTGGTACAAGGGCCTGGCCTGTCGTGGGTACACCCCGACGGGGTGGGCGTTCAGATCGACACCATCACCCCTGAGATACGCGCACTGTACAACGTGCTGGCCAAAGTGAAGCGGGAGCGGGACGAATACAAGCGGAG GTGGGAAGAGGAGTACACAGTGCGGATCCAGCTGCAGGAGCAAGTAAACGAGCTCCAGGAG GAGGCCCAAGAGGCTGATGCCTGCCAAGAGGAGCTGGCCATGAAGGTGGAGCAGCTGAAAGCCGAGCTGGTGGTCTTCAAGGGCCTCATGAGTAAC AACCTGACAGAGCTGGACACCAAGATCCAGGAAAAGGCCATGAAGGTCGACATGGACATCTGTCGCCGAATCGACATCACGGCCAAGCTATGTGACTTGGCTCAGCAGCGCAACTGTGAGGATATGATCCAGATGTTCCAG GTCCCGTCCATGGGGGGGCGGAAGCGGGAGCGCAAGGCCGCTGTGGAGGAGGACACCTCCCTGTCGGAGAGTGATGGGCCCCCCCGCCAGCCCGAGGGGGACGAGGAGGAGAGCACAGCCCTCAGCATCAACGAGGAGATGCAGCGCATGCTCAGCCAGCT GAGGGAGTATGATTTTGAGGACGACTGTGACAGCCTGACTTGGGAGGAGACTGAGGAGACCTTGCTGCTTTGGGAGGATTTCTCAGGCTATGCCATGGCAGCCACAGAGGCCCAGGGAGAG cagcaggaagacagtCTGGAGAAGGTGATTAAGGATACTGAATCCCTGTTCAAAACCCGGGAAAAGGAATATCAAGAGACCATTGACCAGATAGAG CTGGAGCTGGCCACAGCCAAAAATGACATGAACCGCCACCTGCATGAGTATATGGAGATGTGCAGCATGAAGCGGGGCCTGGATGTGCAGATGGAGACCTGCCGCCGGCTCATCACACAGTCAGGGGACCG AAAGTCTCCTGCTTTCACTGCGGTCCCGATTAGCGACCCGCCGCCACCGCCAAGCGAAACTGAGGACTCCGATCGCGATGTCTCATCTGATAGCTCCATGAGATAG